The following are encoded together in the Poseidonibacter lekithochrous genome:
- a CDS encoding response regulator transcription factor — protein sequence MEDKLLDELKKLSILCVEDEKGIRKRVINTLKYYFDDIYEASSGEEAYEIYKDINPDIIFTDIQMNNGNGIELVKKIRNEDSYVKIVVLTAHSTEEYLFSLINFNINHFIVKPLNTKKLQEVLNKIIKEKFSSLLEISDGVLLDLSTREVKFDGKSVLVRRRERDFLALLFENKNQCITTYNQIEERIWENSHMSTSALKTFIKELRKKLEIDIIVNIPQEGYSLK from the coding sequence GTGGAAGATAAATTATTAGATGAATTAAAAAAACTATCAATTTTATGTGTTGAAGATGAAAAAGGTATTAGAAAAAGAGTGATTAATACTCTAAAGTATTACTTTGATGATATCTATGAAGCCTCAAGTGGGGAAGAAGCATATGAGATTTATAAAGATATTAATCCTGATATTATATTTACTGATATTCAAATGAATAACGGTAATGGTATTGAGCTTGTTAAAAAAATTAGAAATGAAGATAGTTATGTAAAAATTGTTGTATTAACTGCTCACTCAACAGAAGAGTATTTATTTAGTTTAATTAATTTTAATATCAATCATTTTATAGTAAAACCTTTAAATACGAAGAAACTACAAGAAGTATTAAATAAGATAATAAAAGAAAAATTTAGCTCCTTACTTGAAATATCTGATGGAGTACTTCTCGATTTATCCACAAGAGAAGTGAAGTTTGATGGAAAGAGTGTTTTAGTTAGAAGAAGAGAACGTGATTTCTTAGCTCTATTATTTGAAAATAAAAATCAATGTATTACCACTTATAATCAAATAGAAGAGCGAATTTGGGAAAATTCTCATATGAGTACAAGTGCTTTAAAGACTTTTATTAAAGAGTTACGAAAAAAACTTGAGATAGATATTATTGTTAATATCCCTCAAGAAGGCTATAGCCTTAAATAA